Within the Chiloscyllium punctatum isolate Juve2018m chromosome 9, sChiPun1.3, whole genome shotgun sequence genome, the region tctcatttctttgagagcaagatgttaGATGGACAGTTAGCTCTCTGGCTGTACTGCAGTTGCTTGGCTGGTCAACAGcagttgctctctgaccaatttttaAAATGCCTGCGTTTTTTTACCCCCATGACACATTTCATTCTTTTAATTTGATTGGTTTCTAGGTGTCAAAAtaataaaattcaaattccattgggtTTTAGTAACCTAAttagttaaattcaaattgttgtcaaaacagcaaacaaACTCAGGTATCCAATTAACAGCCATTTGCTACATGCATCAATCTTGGAACAGCTCATCTCCCAGCCTTTCCATTTGGGCAGCTGAGCCTGCATTTTAAGTTTGATTCAATATTCAGAAAATACTTTCTATTTTAAAGGGAACATACAGGCTTTCAACTTTGTAACAATATGCATATAAGAAATATATCATAATGACACCAAACCCCATGGAAGTGGAGCTGAGTGTGTAAAATTTTTGAAGCAGTTCGGTCTTAGCATCGCTTGTATATAGTTTGTTTAAGAAAGCCTATTAATTTTCACTTACAAGTATGTAGACCTCATCTTACGACATCTTCCAACCAGACCCACAGAACTGAAGGCAATTATCATGGAGCATCTGAAGTGAAGCCTGGAAGcaacacagtgatactgacaaAGAACAAGGTTAGCTCAGTGCTCCAATCCAAAAACTTAGAGGAAAATGTGAAAAGAAACACAGCAGCGACAGGAAGCAGCAAGCAATGGATGTCAAGGCCCACAGCCACCAAAATGCAGAGGCGAAGCATGCATAAAAGCTCAAAGCATGTAGAGAATACTGTTGGCAACAAGAAAAGTAAATTGGCCACAATGAATAACAATGGAATTCCTGTGGCTAAGAAAGCTTTAAGAGAGGGGTAACCCTATGAGAGAGAAAATCTGCTCAATGTTACAAATGGATGGGAAAGAAAATAAGTATTTCGGTTGCCATAGCCTACAAAGCAAATGCACTGATGATAGAAAAACATTGCCTTTACCAGAAACTCAATAGAATGCAGAAGCCCTAATCAAACTATACATTGGGTACAATGGCACCAAAAGTTAGCTGACACCATACTGTCTCAGGCCTCTTTGAAAAGCCAGACAAAGACCAGGTCAGGGCATATGTTGTGTATAATTGATGGCAATGATGATACCAATGTAACTTAAGGCAGAGCAAAAGAAACTGCAATATACCATACATAATGAAAGCCTGTGATTCTAATTTCAGTTTAAAACATCCCATTATAGAACCAAGCATTGTTTAATTAATGTACTTAAGGTCCAGGGAAACCATGCATTCCTTTATAAAAATGTTTGTTTCTCATGGATAATTGCCAGTCTAAGATAAAAAGAAGTGCTTCTACAATATTGCATTGTAGAGGGTTCCGGATGAATCTGTATCAGAATCCTTACATTATCTGCTCTTGTcaacacagtatttatatggctagttcaCTTcaacttctggtcaatggtaatccccaggatgttgatgctagagaattcagtgatggtaagaccattgaatgtcaaggggtaatGGTTGGATTCTCAATCATTTGGATGAtaattgtctggcatttgtgacATGCAAattttagattttagatttagattacttacagtgtggaaaccggcccttcggcccaacaagtccacaccaacccaccgaagctcaacccacccagacccattcccctacatttatcccttcacctaacaccacaggcaattttagcatggccaattcacgtaacctgcacatttttggactgcaggaggaaaccggagcacccggaggaaacccacgcagacacggggagaatgtgcaaactccacacagtcagtcacctgaggcggaaattgaaccctggtctctggcgctgtgaggcaccatgctgcccacacttacttacttaccacttgtcagcccaaacctgcaTATTGTCTacaccttgttgcatttggatacagactgcTTTAGTATTTGAAGAGCCAAGAATGGGGCTGAAAAttatgcagtcatcagtgaacatcccactTTTGAGAATGATTGAAGCATGGTTGAGCTTACGACACTACATTGACAAATTTCTGCAGCGATATCCAGAAGCTGACCACAACATCTAGCTCTTCACAGACAGAAAGAAATGTCTTAGATCTGCATCAATCTCCAGATATTATGGAAAGGACAATCATTTAGAAAAGATGGAACAAACAAATCAAAAAGTAGTGGATAAGCCAACAGAGCCAGAGCAGCAGAACCAATGGATTGGAAAAAAGGTCTTACTCTCGTAAGTGACAGTCATTTTTTAGAACAACCAAACTATAGAACAGCATAAAATGCCCAAGTGCAACAGTTTTCAGAGGTAGGAAACCTACATTAACCATTCCAATCAGGAAATGGCTGAGAAGCAAGCCATGATGACCAACCAGAACATAAAGATTcaagacagagggtagttgtggtggtgcatgtatggaatgagcttccagaggaaatggtgaagattggtacaattacaacatttaaaaggcatcgggatgggtaAATAAATAGgattagagggatgtgggctaaaTGATGGCAAATTGAACTAGatttattttggatatctggtcggtatggatgagttggacctaaggatctgtttccatgctatacagttctttgactctatgattctaagaaatCTTACCTGAAAATTCGGATGAAATGTTCCCTACTGACCGACTGACACATAACTTTATACATAGCACTGATATATAACAAAATGTGATTCATGTGCCAGGACACCAGATCCCTCCTTCCATAAAGCTTTGCTTCTTTTGTGTTTAGACAGGATGCATGTTGGGAACATGTTTCCCTTGGTAGGAGACTAGGATCTGAGGGAAAAGCCTGAGAGTAAAGGAAAacattttagaacagagataataagaaacatcttcagccagagagtggtgaatctatggaatttattgccacagaaggctgtagaggtgAGGACATTCagaatatttaagatggagatatataggttcttgattgtcaaggggatcaaaggttacagggagaaagtgggagtcttaaatatattcaatgacctggcctccacagccttcagtggaaatgaattccatagattcaccactctctggctgaaggtgtttctctttatctctgttctaaaatgtcttccctttactctaagattgtgccctcaggtccttgcCTCTCCTACGAATggaaacatccactctgtccaggctattcagtattctataagtttcaattagatcccatcTCATCCTAACttcatcaagtatagacccagagtcctcaaacattcctcatatgttgagcttttcattcctgggaccattcttgtgaacctcctctgaatgcactctagggccagtacatccttcctgagatatggggcccaaaactgcaacaatattctgaatgtggtctgaccagggctttatagggtctcagaagtatatcccttgcttttatattcaagtcctcacaagataaatgccaacattgcatttgccttcctaactactgactcaacctgcaagtttaccttgagagaatcctgaactagaactcccaagtctctctgcacttcagacttctaaattttctccccatttagaaaacagtccatgcTTCTCTTCTTCTcatcaaagtgcatgacctcacactttcccaggtTGTACTCATTCTTCCACTTCTTAGCCCACACTCCTAACActctccttctgcagcctctccacttcctcaatgctactgtccatctatctatctttgtattatctgcaaatgtagccagaatgttagcaccttgcctctaacagaTGAGGTGGTCCTGGAagtcttaaaatgcattaaggtggataagtcccctggaactgatcaggtgtaccctaggccactgagggaagcaagggaagagattgctggacctttgctgagatatttgtatcatcaatagcaacagataaggtgccagaagagtggaagttggctaacattgtgccactacttaagaaatgtggtaaggaaaagctaggggactatagaccagtgagcctgatttggaaaggcaaggactgattagggatagtcaacatggctttgtgtgtgggaaatcatgtctcaataacttgattgatttttttgaagaagtaacaaaagaggattgatgaggacagagcaatagacatgatctacatggatcagtaaggtgttcaacaaggttctgcgTGGAagactgaatcatagaatccaatagaatcatagaatccctacagggtggaaacaggcccttcagcccaacaagtccacaccgaccttccaatgagtaacccacccagatccatttccctactcttttactctacatttaccctgactaatgcttctaatctacacattcctgaactttatgggcaatttagcttgaccaattcacctaacttgcacatctttggactgtgggaggaaactgtagtatctagaggaaacccacacagacacagggagaatatacaaactccacacagtcagttgcctgaagctggaatcgaaccgattccctggtgctgtgaggctgcagtgctaaccactgaggctcCATTCTGactggttagatcacatggaatacagtgatAACTGAccatctggatatagaattggctcaaagctagaatcttttctgcaccctttcacgtttcacaacatccttcttataagagggagaccagaattacatgcaatgcTCCAAACGTTGctgaactaatgtcctgtacagccataatatgatCTCCCAATctctatattcaatgcattgacaattaaggcaagcacaccaaataccttcttcactatcctatctacctacgactccactttcaaagaactattaACCTACACGCCAAGAATGAGAATGGAAAGAATGCACCCCATTAATTTTTTTCCACTTCACAGTATTGCTTTTGGTGTTGATGCATATTGTCTagccttcactgtcactggctcTTTCATCCTTCATTGTCCTTATTTGTGCTCTCAGTTAATGCTCCTTTCTTCACATTGACCTTGTATATTCTgagagtgaaataactccacgaaggctggtatcccgtcaccaagtcaccctttatttacacgcgCATAGTACATGAttctgacccagctagctcagagccagctccaagagtgagcagaaccctgacacttctgtttatacctgtcagccaggactccctgattgaacTAGGTTAACAGCCCCGATCTGGAAACTCATATTCAATGACATCCATCGGGCGGACCTCGCTCCAATCAGTATATCCCTCCCCCTCTAAGCCCTGGGATGTAGGCTCATTCCTTTTCATGTAGCTTCTCCTGGGGAGGTTTTACAGTAGGTCTTGTTTCTCCAGTTCTGCCTCAGATACTGGtaatgtgttccagaccatagCCCGCCTCTTGCACCCGGAGTGAATGTGGCCAAAATTCATCTTTTCCTTCAGTTGGTAACAGCATGAAGGCTGTGATATCTGCCATGTCCAACTCGTCCTTAGAAGTTGATTTGACTCTAGGCGGAGGGCGAGAACTCACGGGTTCTGACACCCTTGCCGGATGTTCTGAGGGGCCAGGCATGTTTTATTTCTGCCTTGTTTGTGAGgttgcagctttcatgtggtccaATTGCTTGTTCGGGACCACCTCTCCCACTGAACACTGTATGTCACAGGATCTGACCTCATGTCGACCATGCCTCTTACTCATGCACGGCCATTCCCATGGTTTCGACACCAAACTTTGTCCAGAAGAAAATTGGCTTTCTCACTGAGAGGAGTCTTGTCTACAGTATTGGTGCATTCCTGATGGTCTTTCACCTTCCCGCAACCCACCAACCCCCCCATTCCCCTAGCTCcgctttctttctttctcctttttcAATTATTTTTCATTCTTTCTTTTTGTCTGAAATTCACATTTCTTCTTTTAAAAttcctgtgttttctctctctcttaactTGAAGTTCAAGATTTCTCATTTCCTTTTTGTGCTTGTTTAACTTTTTAAACATTCATTATCTTGTTCAAGCTGCTTCATCTGCAACTGAATTCCATCTAATTCAGTTGAGTCATCCTCTGGATtctagtttagagtggtgctggaaaagcacagcagttcaggtagcttccgaggagcagtaaaatcgatgttttgggcaaaagcccttcataaggaatacaggcagagagcctgaagggtggataGTCTTGGGTACAAAGTCAAGCTATGCTGTTCCCTCAATTATGTCTGCTACCCCAGCCTCTTCTTTTAATTTTAACTGCAAATTTGCAGCCAATTCTATTAATCTAGCATACATGAACATTTGCTAATCACTCAGGAATACACCTTCCCTCTCCAGAAATGTTTTAGTAACAGTAAAAATTATTTTGGATTGGTTAGCTATACACTAAAGCGCAAGAATCTTTGCCTcattcttttaattttttttattattaatatCCCACTACCAATTATACAGTTTCAGCTTTGGATAGAGCCTTCATAAGTAAGTATTCAAAAAAGAtggagaaggaaagaaagaaggAAGGATGATATGATTAATTAAGACGAACGTTATAGCGTTGTTGAGAAAAAAATATCCTGAAAGGATTTTGAACAGAATCTGTTCGTCTAAGCATAAAGAAACAACAAATGGACAGCTACATTACTGAGTGTATTTTATAGGCCACCGACTTATGTAAATAACATGTAAGGTTACAGTTGCATGAAATTTGTATGATAATTACAGAAAGGTGCAAAAAATAAAGAGTAGTAATAATGTGAAATTTCAATTATCCTAATATTGATTCAGATAGTAATAGAGTAAAGGGCAGAGGAGAAAAACAATTTCTCAATTGTTCAGGTGTATTGCTTTTATTATCAAATTTCTGGCAAACAAGGAAGGAAGTATTAAGTCAAACAAGTGTAGCAAATATCTGTGGGGGACCATTTAAGGAATAGTAATCATTATATGTTAAGAGGTAGGTGAGCAATGGAAATGGGTAAAGAAAAAAAATCTTAGAGACGGATCAATTTCATGGTCCAGGCAATTTGGGACAAAGATTGGCAGACAGAACTCAAATTAAACAATTGCTTTAAAGAAAagatttgggtggcacagtggtagttccCCTAGATAGGGAGGCCAGGGTTCAAGACCCcactgttccagaggtgtgtaataaaattttgaacaggttgattagaaaacataggttaaactttttaaaaagatAAGATTGTTTGCTACAGCTGATTTACATTGTCATAATGGGAAATATAGGACAACCACTGTTAGAGCTCTCTGAATGATGAGACAAAATAAAATCAAGTCCAGAAAGGGACATATGAAAAAATTGAAAGATCAGAGCTAAGAGAGAAACAAAATAAGAAAATCAAGAAGACAGAATGAAAAGAGACTGGCAGCCAACATAAAAAAGAATCAAAGCTTTTCCATACATACATATTTAATCACAGAATAATTCCAAGAGAAACAAGACTTGGAAGTGTAATGAAATGTTTACAGAATAATGATAGACTTCAAAAGGGCATAGACAGACTGATAAGGGTATGCACCTGATAAAATTTAATTGCAATCGCTGCATTTTGATTGGAAGAATGAGGAGAGACAATGTAAGTGAAAGATTAGGATTCTAAAGGGGCTCAGGAACACAAAAAACTGGGCTGCAATTGCTTACTGTATGAAAGATAAGCTCAGGTTTGCAAAGTAAAAGATGCTCATTGATTTTGGTGCAGCAAAGTTTGATGTGATATGTTTCAAGGGTAATGTCCCCTCTAATTTCCCTTGCTTTGTGCCTGGCCCCTTTTTAgactagattaaattacttacaatgtggaaacaggcccttcggcccaacaagcccacactgaccctgtgaagagcaacccacccagacccattccagtaacactacgggcaatttagcatagccaattcacctaacctgcacatctttggactgtgggaggaaactggagcacccagaggaaacccaagcagacatgtggagaatgtgcaaactccacacagacagttgcccgaggtgggaactgaacccaggtctctggcactgtgaggcaacagtgctaaccactgtgccaccatgccgcccactttaTTATACTCTGTGGCCCTACAAGCTCGCCTTGCAGCCATATAGATACACATCTTAAAGGAACCTTTTGCTTGTGCTTAACCTGATTTTCCCAATTCTGGATTACAACATAGCTGAACACTAGCACATGTGAGAAAGTTGAGTTATTTCAGAAATGAAACCAGTTACACTGACATACAATATTATTGGGAATGGTTTTAATGGAACACAAAGTGGGAGTCATGATGAGCTTGTAAAGAAATTGAAAAGAGATTTGAAAATAATTCAAATCCAACTAGGACATGAAAACTTTGTAGATAAGTAGAAATTATTATTATGCAGAATTAGCTAACTGGATGATCTCAAACTTAAGATAAAATCCATGAGCTCCTAGCATTTATTTTTAGAGGTGAGAATGTAATGGTAGGGAAGAGGGATTTAAACAAACAGATCATAGTGATGGAACAGAAAATACTAAAGGAGTTGAACACATTATTATTTTAGTGTCCAAGAACAAAGGGTGATGCAACATGTAACAGAGCTACCATGTGGTTTCCTGTCAATGATGcccaaattttttaaaaaataaaaatcatATCCTGGCCCTAGTTGCAATTTTTTAGTATATGTAAGTTAATGACAATATTGGATGAATTATGCAATGCTGCTGGATTAGTCAAGTGTATAAAAGTGGCTGAAGGAAACAGCATCCATTTCACCTATATCTCCAATTAAGAAGAAAATGAAATATTTCCAGGTTCCAATTCTGCTGATACTGCTCAATTCTACATTTGCGTTTACATTTCCCTTATCCTCTGAGATAAATCAGCATGATTTGGATTTTGCTAAGGTATTCAAGGGTTTAAAAGTTAAGACTAACTATTTATATTAGAAATCTTCAAAAAGTTGTATGTTTGAGCAATGTTTACTAACGTGTTGTTCTGCTTTTCTAGCAATATCTCATGCAATTTTATGACTCTTCTGATGGTCTGAAAGCAAGTAGCAATGATAATCTAAGAGCAAACATTATGAAAATGCAAAACTTCTTTGGCCTCCTAGTAACAGGTGAGCTGAATTCTGAAACTTTAGAAGTCATGAAGAAACCTCGATGTGGAGTTCAAGACAGTCAATCACTTCAGTACAATCACTTTCCAGGCCGTATCAAATGGCTACATAACAACTTGACTTATAGGTAAATTTTATGTTTCTCTGATATTTtaggtggcatttttgataataaACATAGTATTTTAGCTCATTTTTTTGATTTTTTCCTGAAGGATCATCAACTATACTCCAGATATTACATCAAGTGAAGTGGTTACAGCTATCAAAGCAGCATTCAAAATGTGGAGCGATGTCATACCTTTGAAATTCACCAGGATTTCAAGTGGTATAGCTGACATTATGATATCCTTCGCATTTGGAGGTAATTGACCAGTATTTTGTGATATTGAGGTAATTTAGGAAAACACAATGAAATTAAATAATaatttatcttttcacttttatttttGCTAGTACATAACGATGGATATCCATTTGATGGACCCAACGGCATTCTGGCACATGCCTTTCCACCAGGTCCAAATCTTGGAGGTGATGTTCATTTTGACGAAGCTGAAACATGGTCAATGGGCTCAAATGGTACAAAGTTTAAATAATGTAATCAAACTCAGAATATAGTCTATTATCATCAAAAAAGTTTGTATGAGTTACATACTTTGCATATTCAATTAAAATATTTGTAAGCATTTTGGTGAGTAAACCATTTTCTCGCTACCTTTGTATTCTTGACAGATTCAGCAGCAATTCCTTCTGAGAAAGGATCAccagatttctcttcacagatattgccagacctgctgagctttttcaacagtttctgaatttgtttctgatttacagcatctgcagtattttcagtttttatttatatttttaatttgttcattttattttaattttaaatatcTACTTTTGTATTTAAGTCTGTTTGCACTACCTAATGAATGAGCAGAGAACTTTACCTAAGGCCTCAAGTAACTCTAGTAGACAGCTAAGAGTTGCAAGGGAGTGCACCAGAGTTACCTATACGccaaattcccctctctccatttgGCTAGCTATTTTATTTGTACTTGGTGCTGCCCTTCAATCTCTTTCCTTGCCACattttcagtacctcagaatttgATGAAAAACTCTGTTATAATTTGAATATTTCACATAAGTTGCATCTTCTGTTACCTGATTGAGTCTCCCATGATCAGAAATTTGCACTGTTATATATACCACATCTGAGATGACAAGAACAAAATTCCTCTTAATGTTTTCACTGCATCTTGAACATTTGAGACCATGTGTGTTGCCCACAGTGAAAGACTTACTTACGAGTAGGAAAGCATAATCAAACAGTAGCAAAAAAAATGAAAACACTGAATAGAAATAAAACTAGTCCACAAGCAAGTAAATAGTCTTTTCAGAAACTACCTCTTAAACCTCTTGACCAACAGGAGTTTTAAACTAAAAAAATTTCATGGACATTTGCCTTGCTAAATGTTTACATGGATGAAATGAATAGCCGAACAACAGAAGTCAGTTTTCTGAATTGAACTAAAGATATTCAAAGGTACCCAATATTCTACTGTTGGGAATCAACCTGTCAATCAGTTGCTGGTGCctactgcctgaactgcagttTTGCCCTCAGTGGGGGAGGTACTGGGAACCCCTAACCCTCACTTGTTGTTAAATTATGGCTCTAAAGCAACCATTTAGTTTTGCTTTTATTGGAAGGAGGCCAGCATTAAGTATGCCTCCCATTCATTGCATGTGGCATGCTAGGCAAAACAGAGGAGTTGCTTTCTTTGAATGTCTCCTGTGCCAAGCAGAGGCCCCCTGCAAACGTAGTCCCTTGACCCTTGTGTTTCCCTCACCCCGGACCAGTCTATCCTAGCCCCACTTCTCTTAACCTCAGCCCATCAAGGCAAAACCTGGGTTGTCTTGAAGTTTATCTCCATTCCAGCTTGTTTCCATCAGGAATTGTTGCAGTACCAACAGTGGTCACTGCTCCTGGTGGCAATGCCAGGATGAGAGAGCTGCCAGCCATTTGATTGAATGACAACTCTCTGAGGTGGGACTTACTGCTCTAAGTGAGGGTTAGCAGAAACTTTTCCTCTAAAAAGTAGCTGTCTGACAGCTATTAAAGATCGTGGAGTAAGCTGGCCAAGTCAGGGTGTTTGCACTCATCTTTTGCATTATGTGTTATGCTTGCACATATGCAGACTTTAAGTTCCATTTCAAAACTGCATAGAATATATACAGCAATTTACCTGTTTTCCACATTGGCTAAGAGGGTCGTGAGATGTGGAAAATTTCACATTAGTATTCTCCAGAAGTAATTACATTCTAAATCCTAAATGCAAATTAACTGAATAATTGGATTCAAAGTGCAATAACACAAAATTCTTGTCTtattataaatatatataaacctATATATAGACATAACTTGTGTATTAAGTCATTGTGAACAGGTACAGTTTTTTTCCTAATTTAGCTGTGTGTTTATTTATTACACAAAATGTTGTAACTTTACACTAATCTCTTCTCTCTGATTCTGTAATTTTAAACTGAGCCTTTAAGATTCTCTGTCCTGTAATAAAATTTGGAAATAGGCTGCTATAATGGAACGTTTTCTATGGCTTTACAGGATATAACTTATTCCTGGTGGCTGCTCATGAAATTGGACACAGTCTAGGAATGGCTCATTCTCAAGACGTGGGGGCTTTGATGTTCCCCACATATTCATATTCAAATATGCAAGAGTTCAGACTACCGTATGATGATGTTGTGGGAATACAGGCACTGTATGGTAGGTTCGATTTGGTTTTCTAGAGCAAAAATGATAAATAATGAAGTGATTTGCATCACTTTGATTATAAGCAGCTACTGTCGATTATATTGCCTTATATCAATGCATACTTTCATCATAATACTGCAGAAGGAACATTAAGATAACAAGGAGACAATGGAAtagtaatctagagacccagactAATACCCATGACAGATTTAAATTCCaagacagcagatggtggaatttaagttCAATTAAATTGTgatttcctccacagtccaaagatgtgcagtttaggttaactggccatgctaaattgcttgtagtaTCCAGGGACATGCATACTAGGTGGaataaccatgggaaatgtaagaTTTTAGGGATGTGGGTTGGGGGGGGTAGGATGCTGTTTGGgtggttggtgcagactcagtgggctctTTTTGAACTTTCAGCTTACAGGCTTGATAACATACCACCAGTTGACAGTCCAGAGAAAGCTGAGGTTTTTGATGCTGCGTTGAGAGTGAAAGACCCATGACACCTCGCAGTGTTGGTGATATTGTCCTTCAGAACCATTTTGCCAACTGCAAAAGCATTAAACTTTGGAAATATTGGGATGGCAATCAACTTCAATTAGATTTGTTCACTTCAGGAGCACAGAATAGAACTCTCATCCCCAGCCGATGTGATTCTTTTTCATTTGTATGGGCCCTCCATGAATGGCGTTTGAACAGTTTCCCAAAGTATGAGACTCCAAACCATTCATCTTGTTGCCAGGATACAACCAGTTCTTCTGATTATCTTCCCTGAAGTAGGTACACATAGGCACCCCAGAAAAGTTACTTGCCCTATTTCACCAGTATGAACAACTGAACAgccacacaagaggctgctgcataagagaAGAATGCATGGTGttaggatagaggattggttatgAGTGGTATTCTGGCTAGCAATCAATGACtagtagtgtgcctcagggatcggtgttgggactgcaattatttacaatttatatagatgatttggagttggggaccacatgcgtgtcaaagtttgcagatgacactaagatgagtggcaaagCAAAATGTGCataggactgtgaaactttgcagaggaacatagatacattgagtgagtgggcaaaggtctggcagatggaatacaatgttaataaatgtgaagtcatccattttgataggagtaacagtaaaaaagattattacttgaatggtaaaaagttgcagcatgcagcaatgcagagggaccttggtgttcttgtgcgtgaatcacagaaggttggtctgcaggtacaacaagtaattaggaaggcaaatggaattttgtccttcattgctaaaggggttgagtttaaaagcagggacttaatgttgtagctgtacaaggtgctagtgaggccatacctggagtactgagtgcagttttggtctccttgcttgagaaaggatgtactggcactggagggggtgcagaggaggttcaccaggttatttccagagttgagggggttgccttatgaggagagactgagtagatttggattatattcattggaatttagaagaatgagggggaatcttagagaaacatagaaaattatgaaggga harbors:
- the LOC140481394 gene encoding collagenase 3-like gives rise to the protein MKYFQVPILLILLNSTFAFTFPLSSEINQHDLDFAKQYLMQFYDSSDGLKASSNDNLRANIMKMQNFFGLLVTGELNSETLEVMKKPRCGVQDSQSLQYNHFPGRIKWLHNNLTYRIINYTPDITSSEVVTAIKAAFKMWSDVIPLKFTRISSGIADIMISFAFGVHNDGYPFDGPNGILAHAFPPGPNLGGDVHFDEAETWSMGSNGYNLFLVAAHEIGHSLGMAHSQDVGALMFPTYSYSNMQEFRLPYDDVVGIQALYGSSGNHDQKHHPKTPETCDPSLSFDAVSTLRGEIMFYKDRFVWRVVPRMPNAILTLTKSLWPDLPTKIDASYENVFKGTTLFFKGTQYWAVTGYSTLNGYPKTIASLGFPSAVKKIDAAVQIPDIRKTFFFVENKYWSYDDSTERMDRGNPKLIADEWNGIGDQVDAAFEHHGLINFITGYTMFRYDYNTNRVIEIVYANSEICK